One genomic segment of Bacteroides caccae includes these proteins:
- a CDS encoding BT_3987 domain-containing protein gives MKQILYSLLFLGSLATFTGCEEADYQELIPQEYNKILYLKNSGQNDLVLFNDGQQVKYSITVVKSGSDPSATAQVRLSTLSQTEIDNESRYKGNNYVVLNSDCYTFRNKDISFESSDTYKIEEFTLNPEKITEQVEAEANANSIFILPIRLTSKTDSVNFEQRDLILKPQVKQLGIKFEKSSTMIDLGVNKEEEIIAEIKVSMTSGVINQWNFTAGIKASTDQTEIDAYNTAQGTDYKAVPEGAFYQLEDLIFSSGISESVGVLVVDRSKLTKGATYLIPLQLEQSEDLETITSDTKKHYVILKYMFDMVDDKIDLTDKITDPLSCGANSLSFLYDDDTSTAYETKYQSASGNAQYGQPIDINLGKEMRAIMFEYITKGWNNSGPKVIKLFTSNDGTNWNEFVEINEGLPTASEGGKTYTSKVFTSPNPFSYLRLTVMESYLGNCIGEFQPGSTSWYACWGMAELKLWGM, from the coding sequence ATGAAACAAATATTATACTCACTTCTTTTCTTGGGTTCACTCGCCACATTTACCGGATGTGAAGAAGCTGACTACCAAGAACTGATACCCCAAGAGTACAACAAGATTCTTTATTTAAAGAATAGCGGACAGAACGATCTGGTACTCTTCAACGATGGACAACAAGTAAAATATTCTATTACTGTAGTCAAATCCGGAAGCGATCCTTCCGCTACGGCCCAAGTCAGACTAAGCACATTATCTCAGACTGAAATTGATAATGAATCACGTTACAAAGGCAACAACTATGTTGTATTGAACAGTGATTGTTATACTTTCCGGAATAAGGATATTAGTTTCGAATCCTCAGATACCTATAAAATAGAAGAGTTTACATTAAATCCGGAAAAAATAACAGAACAGGTGGAAGCGGAAGCTAATGCCAACAGCATCTTTATTTTACCTATCCGCTTAACCAGTAAAACTGATTCTGTCAATTTTGAGCAAAGAGACTTAATTCTTAAACCTCAAGTGAAACAGCTAGGTATCAAATTTGAGAAATCATCCACAATGATAGACCTGGGAGTTAATAAGGAAGAAGAAATTATTGCTGAAATCAAAGTCTCCATGACATCCGGAGTCATCAACCAGTGGAATTTTACGGCCGGTATAAAAGCCAGCACTGACCAAACAGAAATAGATGCATACAATACGGCCCAAGGAACAGATTACAAAGCAGTTCCGGAAGGAGCGTTTTATCAACTGGAAGATTTGATATTCAGTTCCGGAATTAGTGAAAGCGTCGGGGTTTTAGTAGTAGACCGTTCTAAATTGACTAAAGGGGCGACTTATTTAATTCCACTACAACTTGAACAAAGTGAAGATCTTGAAACTATTACCTCGGACACTAAAAAACATTATGTAATCTTGAAGTATATGTTCGATATGGTGGATGATAAGATTGACTTGACAGATAAAATTACTGATCCGTTGAGTTGTGGAGCTAATTCACTAAGTTTTCTTTACGATGACGATACCAGTACAGCTTATGAAACCAAATATCAATCAGCAAGCGGAAATGCTCAGTATGGACAACCTATTGACATCAATTTAGGTAAAGAAATGAGAGCTATCATGTTTGAGTATATTACAAAAGGTTGGAATAACTCAGGACCTAAAGTAATTAAGTTATTTACTAGTAATGACGGAACAAATTGGAATGAGTTTGTCGAAATAAACGAAGGATTACCAACAGCAAGTGAAGGAGGAAAAACATATACCTCAAAAGTATTTACGTCGCCTAATCCTTTCAGCTATCTAAGATTGACAGTAATGGAGTCTTATTTAGGAAATTGCATAGGAGAATTCCAGCCAGGTAGTACTTCATGGTATGCATGTTGGGGAATGGCCGAACTTAAATTATGGGGAATGTAA
- a CDS encoding M60 family metallopeptidase, with the protein MKTFHKFTLLFLFLSIFNATLSCSSNDKTLPQPIPDIEEEEEETKDVVLPEDIQIIPYGGKASEYQPGSDIDKSYDGKFTQGISFESHYHSSWSNTSFPVTLEYFFKGDTEINYFIYYTRSGNGNFGEVEVYTSTDSDRKRYTLQGTYDFKMKDTPSRIVFKKGMKATGVKFVVKSGLGNFVSCDEMHFFKKNEDNTLATKLLTVFKDITCSELKADVTNEEINKLPSKYFVHIAEALKNNAYDEWEKEFRIRKYNAYSDINEWAEKLMTKHYSSLDNLTGIAVEKNDEIIVLVGDTYGREVSIQCVGEERTNFWEPQEYVQTAASGDVYYLEPGINKIKIRNRGQLFVMYNCDLTSHPKPIKIHIPLGSGTVSGFFDLKEHKTNAKYAELLSKATDKYFGVRGDKIIFYFHRDKLREFVKDEILSAINLWDNIIGWEQELMGIEDVRPTQVNNHLFAISPEGAYMWASDYRIAFVYTYLENILLYDKVMSAKDNAWGPAHEIGHIHQLAIDWPSSTESSNNLFSNFILYKLGKYCSRGTELNLPKAADNRTTNSEGNITGMTLSEAHCVLNRPWCNFGSNYQGENTELHMRMNWQLWNYYHRCGHKTDFWQRLFKLMRENRTSSNNPGVKQLLFARMASEAAQEDLTEFFEMWGFFVTVDTQIDQYGSYQYTVTKEMIENAKKAMAKYPKKAKPFYYLEDRKKGDIGLDTTPPDVGHYTQFQRIRPITKDIKGNINGREVSITNGDEAVAFELREKDANGKLLYFSTFIKFEVPLTVSLTYAKLYAVQADGKRILLEE; encoded by the coding sequence ATGAAAACATTCCACAAGTTTACCCTCCTGTTTCTATTTCTCTCTATTTTCAATGCAACACTTTCTTGCAGTTCCAACGACAAAACACTGCCTCAGCCTATACCTGACATCGAGGAAGAAGAGGAAGAGACAAAAGATGTAGTACTTCCCGAAGATATTCAGATTATACCGTACGGAGGAAAAGCCAGCGAATACCAGCCCGGATCTGACATTGACAAATCATACGATGGCAAATTTACTCAAGGAATCAGCTTCGAGTCACATTATCACAGTTCATGGAGTAATACATCCTTCCCTGTCACTTTGGAATATTTCTTCAAAGGAGATACGGAAATCAATTACTTTATTTATTATACCCGATCAGGGAATGGTAATTTTGGTGAGGTTGAAGTTTACACCTCTACCGATTCCGATAGAAAAAGATATACGCTTCAAGGAACTTATGACTTCAAAATGAAAGATACTCCGAGCAGAATCGTATTCAAGAAAGGGATGAAAGCCACAGGCGTTAAGTTTGTTGTCAAAAGCGGACTTGGTAACTTTGTCAGTTGTGACGAAATGCACTTCTTTAAAAAGAATGAGGATAACACTTTGGCAACTAAGTTATTGACCGTATTCAAAGATATTACTTGTAGCGAACTGAAAGCTGATGTCACCAATGAAGAAATCAACAAATTGCCAAGCAAATATTTCGTCCACATAGCCGAAGCGTTAAAAAACAACGCTTATGATGAATGGGAGAAAGAATTTCGTATCCGCAAATACAACGCTTATAGTGATATCAACGAGTGGGCGGAAAAGTTAATGACCAAACATTACAGTAGCTTGGACAACCTGACCGGTATTGCTGTGGAAAAAAACGACGAAATTATCGTCCTTGTTGGCGATACCTATGGACGCGAAGTTTCAATACAATGTGTAGGAGAAGAAAGAACGAACTTTTGGGAACCGCAGGAATATGTACAGACCGCCGCTTCGGGAGACGTTTACTATCTGGAACCGGGTATTAACAAAATCAAAATACGTAATAGGGGCCAGTTATTCGTCATGTACAACTGTGACCTGACCAGCCATCCGAAACCTATAAAAATCCATATTCCATTAGGAAGCGGAACGGTCAGCGGTTTCTTTGACTTGAAAGAACACAAAACAAATGCCAAATATGCCGAATTGTTATCAAAAGCCACCGACAAGTATTTCGGAGTACGTGGTGATAAGATTATCTTTTATTTCCACCGGGATAAACTGCGTGAGTTTGTGAAAGATGAAATATTGTCCGCTATTAACCTATGGGACAACATCATCGGTTGGGAGCAGGAACTAATGGGTATTGAAGATGTGCGCCCTACTCAGGTTAATAACCACTTGTTTGCAATTTCACCTGAAGGTGCATATATGTGGGCTTCCGACTACCGTATTGCATTCGTATATACCTATCTGGAAAATATATTACTATACGACAAGGTGATGAGTGCCAAAGATAACGCCTGGGGACCCGCACATGAAATCGGACACATTCACCAACTGGCAATCGACTGGCCTAGTTCTACTGAGTCGTCCAATAATCTGTTCTCGAATTTCATACTGTATAAACTTGGAAAATATTGTTCACGCGGCACAGAGCTTAATCTTCCTAAAGCGGCCGATAACCGAACGACTAACTCCGAAGGAAATATTACAGGAATGACACTTTCGGAAGCCCATTGCGTACTCAACCGACCTTGGTGTAACTTTGGCAGCAATTATCAGGGAGAAAATACAGAACTGCATATGCGTATGAACTGGCAACTATGGAATTACTATCATCGTTGCGGACACAAAACGGATTTCTGGCAAAGACTGTTCAAACTCATGCGGGAGAACCGGACATCCTCCAATAATCCGGGAGTTAAACAACTTCTGTTTGCTCGAATGGCAAGTGAAGCCGCACAAGAAGATCTGACCGAGTTTTTTGAAATGTGGGGATTCTTTGTAACCGTAGATACACAGATCGATCAATATGGCAGCTATCAGTATACTGTAACGAAGGAAATGATTGAAAATGCAAAGAAAGCTATGGCTAAATATCCGAAAAAAGCCAAACCTTTCTATTATCTGGAAGACCGGAAGAAAGGAGATATAGGATTGGATACTACTCCACCGGATGTTGGTCATTATACCCAGTTTCAAAGGATAAGACCTATAACAAAGGATATAAAAGGAAATATCAACGGACGGGAAGTGAGCATTACAAACGGAGATGAAGCTGTAGCTTTCGAACTCAGGGAAAAAGACGCTAATGGAAAGTTACTCTATTTTTCTACCTTTATCAAATTCGAAGTTCCCTTGACGGTATCATTGACGTACGCCAAATTATACGCCGTACAAGCCGATGGAAAACGTATTCTACTGGAAGAATGA
- a CDS encoding M60 family metallopeptidase, which translates to MKYIHLYLTYFLCLITSLIYTGCKDDESELIPNTFEISSSDLNKEIDFRSTTMSIPVKTNLRTSQWSVNSDEKWATAFQQDDKIMLSILDNQGKTKRYAKLAVKSELGNYTINLTQYGVNDVDFRNDTQIAIVSGNAISQGDNWSIEKTFDGIKGSQTQGDGYHYHSPWDNTTHPLPIDLEYTLQGDKQVDYFIYYPRNGNGNFGAVDVYVQTADNPNYVLAGTYDFGQQGGFDGKTGILTKTVKATKVKITVKTGLGGFASCGEMEFFEKANYRDLNDPLLTVFTDLTCSSLKEGVTDEEIDALESETFRRVAHALKDNTYDEWEKDFRIREYKAYSNIDYWATRLQTKKYSNLDNPTGIYVNKDEEIIVLVGNIPEGQKVSLQCIWEENVYTSGSSTDYYKQTQATGTTYSLEEGVNLLKMQGPGQLFVMHNVDGEQLLNNPAPIKIHIPLGHGVVNGFFDLEEHKTDAKYAELISKATHKYFCVRGERMMFYFHRLKMLDAAPTEILSAIHLWDDIVGWEQSLMGISQYRQDGKINNHMFAISPEGSYMWASDYRMGFVYTYLKNILLRENVMAAEDNAWGPAHEMGHVHQAAINWPSSTESSNNLFSNYVIRRLGKYKSRGRGLTSLANAIYRDKQVWWNMGTSTHQNEDTEIHMRMNWQLWIYYDLCKGNEQEAKFWPKVFDIMRTTYKNVPESDPGARQLAFVKAVCEAAQEDLTDFFETWGFFKTVDNVKVEQYGTWTYTVTDKMIADTKAWIKTQNYPKAAPIQYIEDRKISDFTSGDYRYKEVGDLGYYTQFQNNEKITKTPTYTMVASVTGSEITIKNGEQAVAFEVRKQSTDGTMGEVVYFSNFLKFSVPRNIPLIRTGIYAVQADGERILVNKE; encoded by the coding sequence ATGAAATATATACATTTATATTTAACATACTTCTTATGTCTAATAACATCCTTAATATATACCGGATGTAAGGACGATGAGAGTGAACTGATTCCAAATACATTTGAAATCAGCAGTAGTGACCTGAACAAAGAGATTGACTTTAGAAGCACTACAATGTCAATCCCGGTAAAAACAAATCTGCGAACCAGCCAATGGAGCGTCAATTCCGACGAAAAATGGGCTACAGCTTTCCAACAGGATGATAAAATAATGCTTTCTATCCTTGATAATCAAGGAAAAACAAAACGTTATGCCAAATTAGCTGTTAAATCTGAGTTGGGCAATTATACCATTAATTTAACCCAATATGGAGTTAATGATGTTGATTTCAGAAACGATACTCAAATAGCCATAGTAAGTGGAAATGCTATCTCACAAGGAGATAACTGGAGCATCGAAAAGACATTCGACGGAATCAAAGGCTCACAGACACAAGGTGATGGATATCATTATCATTCTCCTTGGGATAATACGACTCATCCACTGCCTATAGATCTAGAATATACACTTCAAGGAGATAAACAAGTCGATTATTTTATCTATTATCCTAGAAACGGAAACGGAAACTTCGGAGCAGTCGATGTTTACGTTCAAACAGCGGATAATCCGAATTATGTTCTTGCAGGTACTTATGATTTCGGACAGCAGGGCGGGTTTGACGGCAAGACCGGAATACTAACTAAAACGGTCAAAGCCACTAAAGTTAAAATCACCGTTAAGACGGGTTTAGGAGGCTTCGCCAGTTGTGGAGAAATGGAGTTTTTTGAAAAAGCAAATTACAGAGATTTGAATGATCCACTCCTGACTGTCTTTACAGATCTTACTTGTAGTTCCTTGAAAGAAGGAGTTACCGACGAAGAAATCGATGCATTGGAAAGTGAAACTTTCAGACGTGTGGCCCATGCATTAAAAGATAACACTTATGACGAATGGGAGAAAGATTTCCGTATACGCGAATATAAAGCATATAGCAATATCGACTACTGGGCAACAAGACTACAAACAAAGAAATACAGTAATCTAGACAATCCGACCGGAATCTACGTCAACAAAGATGAAGAAATCATAGTATTAGTAGGTAATATCCCGGAAGGACAAAAAGTATCATTACAATGTATTTGGGAGGAGAATGTCTATACAAGCGGTAGCTCCACTGACTACTACAAGCAAACACAGGCAACCGGAACGACCTACTCTTTGGAAGAAGGGGTTAACTTATTAAAGATGCAAGGTCCCGGTCAATTGTTCGTTATGCACAATGTGGATGGAGAACAGTTGCTTAACAACCCTGCTCCTATCAAAATACATATTCCTCTAGGACACGGTGTAGTTAATGGTTTCTTCGATCTGGAAGAACACAAGACAGATGCTAAATATGCAGAATTAATCAGTAAAGCCACCCATAAATATTTCTGTGTACGTGGAGAACGAATGATGTTCTATTTCCATCGTCTGAAAATGTTGGATGCTGCTCCGACTGAAATTTTATCCGCTATTCATCTTTGGGATGACATTGTCGGTTGGGAACAATCGTTAATGGGAATCTCTCAATACAGACAGGACGGAAAAATCAATAACCACATGTTTGCCATTTCTCCTGAAGGTTCGTATATGTGGGCATCTGATTATCGTATGGGATTCGTATATACGTATCTGAAAAATATTCTTTTACGTGAAAATGTAATGGCAGCAGAAGATAATGCTTGGGGACCTGCCCACGAAATGGGACACGTACATCAAGCAGCTATCAACTGGCCGTCGTCCACCGAATCATCCAACAATCTGTTCTCTAATTACGTAATTCGCAGATTAGGAAAATATAAGTCACGCGGACGAGGCTTGACATCTTTAGCCAATGCAATTTATAGAGATAAGCAGGTATGGTGGAATATGGGTACTTCTACTCACCAGAATGAAGATACTGAGATTCACATGCGTATGAATTGGCAGCTATGGATCTATTATGATTTATGTAAAGGTAACGAACAGGAAGCTAAATTCTGGCCTAAAGTATTCGATATCATGCGTACAACATATAAAAATGTGCCAGAAAGCGATCCGGGAGCAAGACAATTGGCTTTCGTCAAAGCTGTATGCGAAGCTGCCCAGGAAGACCTTACGGATTTCTTCGAAACATGGGGATTCTTCAAAACTGTAGATAATGTAAAAGTAGAACAATACGGTACATGGACTTATACAGTGACTGACAAGATGATAGCAGATACTAAAGCATGGATTAAAACTCAGAATTATCCGAAGGCCGCTCCAATACAATATATTGAAGATCGTAAAATTTCAGATTTTACATCCGGCGACTACCGATATAAAGAGGTTGGAGACTTAGGATATTATACCCAGTTCCAGAACAATGAAAAGATTACTAAAACTCCAACCTATACAATGGTGGCATCTGTGACAGGAAGTGAAATCACAATTAAGAATGGAGAACAAGCCGTAGCCTTCGAAGTAAGAAAGCAATCAACAGACGGTACTATGGGCGAAGTTGTTTATTTCTCTAACTTCTTAAAATTCAGTGTACCGAGAAATATTCCTTTAATCCGTACAGGCATTTATGCCGTGCAGGCTGATGGAGAACGTATTCTTGTGAATAAAGAATAA